From a single Drosophila sulfurigaster albostrigata strain 15112-1811.04 chromosome 3, ASM2355843v2, whole genome shotgun sequence genomic region:
- the LOC133843544 gene encoding probable protein phosphatase 2C T23F11.1 isoform X2 — MGQSLSEPITTKDTARCANASFLVGSSCMQGWRVEMEDAHTHILSLPDDPPAAFFGVYDGHGGAAVSKFAGKHLHKFITNRPEYFGSSIELAMKRAFLDFDREMLHNGSWGEQMAGSTANVVLIKDRRLYCANAGDSRAIASVGGMMRQLSVDHKPGNESEIKRIVAGGGRVENNRVNGNLALSRALGDFMYKRNTNMKPEEQIVTADPDVLCCDIGEDWEFVVLACDGIWDVMSSPQVADFVRERIAAGMQPDLICEQLMDFCLAPTAYNYGLGGDNMTVILVCFLHGKSYDDLIQRLGGPKIANFEIPVGDIGPDLKKKPLNTPNVSKSNMKHA; from the exons ATGGGCCAATCACTCTCGGAACCAATCACCACAAAGGACACGGCACGTTGTGCCAATGCCTCCTTCCTCGTTGGCAGCAGCTGTATGCAAGGCTGGCGCGTTGAAATGGAGgatgcacacactcacatactcTCGTTGCCCGATGATCCACCAGCGGCATTCTTTGGTGTCTACGATGGCCATGGCGGAGCAGCTGTCTCGAAGTTTGCAGGCAAACATTTGCACAAGTTTATCACCAATCGACCCGAGTACTTTGGCAGCTCCATTGAGCTGGCCATGAAGAGGGCTTTTCTCGACTTTGATCGCGAGATGCTGCACAATGGCAGCTGGGGTGAACAGATGGCAGGATCCACTGCCAACGTGGTGCTCATCAAGGATAGGCGACTCTATTGCGCCAATGCTGGAGACTCGCGAGCTATTGCCAGCGTAGGTGGCATGATGCGACAACTGTCTGTGGATCACAAGCCTGGCAATGAGTCGGAGATCAAGCGTATTGTGGCTGGAGGTGGACGTGTGGAGAACAATCGAGTCAATGGCAATTTGGCTTTGTCGCGTGCTTTGGGGGATTTCATGTATAAGCGCAATACAAATATGAAGCCAGAGGAGCAAATTGTCACAGCCGATCCAGATGTTTTGTGCTGTGACATCGGCGAGGATTGGGAGTTCGTTGTGCTCGCCTGCGATGGCATCTGGGATGTGATGAGCAGTCCTCAGGTGGCGGATTTTGTCCGCGAACGCATCGCTGCGGGCATGCAACCGGATCTCATCTGTGAGCAGCTGATGGACTTTTGCCTCGCACCGACTGCCTACAATTATGGTCTGGGAGGTGATAATATGACCGTCATCTTGGTCTGTTTCTTGCATGGAAAATCATATGACGATTTGATACAGCGTTTGGGTGGTCCTAAGATTGCAAATTTTGAGATTCCCGTCGGTGATATTGGGCCTGATCTCAAG AAAAAACCTCTAAACACTCCCAATGTCAGCAAAAGCAATATGAAGCATGCTTGA
- the LOC133843544 gene encoding probable protein phosphatase 2C T23F11.1 isoform X1 yields the protein MTFQQLYKLIMGQSLSEPITTKDTARCANASFLVGSSCMQGWRVEMEDAHTHILSLPDDPPAAFFGVYDGHGGAAVSKFAGKHLHKFITNRPEYFGSSIELAMKRAFLDFDREMLHNGSWGEQMAGSTANVVLIKDRRLYCANAGDSRAIASVGGMMRQLSVDHKPGNESEIKRIVAGGGRVENNRVNGNLALSRALGDFMYKRNTNMKPEEQIVTADPDVLCCDIGEDWEFVVLACDGIWDVMSSPQVADFVRERIAAGMQPDLICEQLMDFCLAPTAYNYGLGGDNMTVILVCFLHGKSYDDLIQRLGGPKIANFEIPVGDIGPDLKKKPLNTPNVSKSNMKHA from the exons ATGACTTTCCAGCAGTTATATAAGTTGATCATGGGCCAATCACTCTCGGAACCAATCACCACAAAGGACACGGCACGTTGTGCCAATGCCTCCTTCCTCGTTGGCAGCAGCTGTATGCAAGGCTGGCGCGTTGAAATGGAGgatgcacacactcacatactcTCGTTGCCCGATGATCCACCAGCGGCATTCTTTGGTGTCTACGATGGCCATGGCGGAGCAGCTGTCTCGAAGTTTGCAGGCAAACATTTGCACAAGTTTATCACCAATCGACCCGAGTACTTTGGCAGCTCCATTGAGCTGGCCATGAAGAGGGCTTTTCTCGACTTTGATCGCGAGATGCTGCACAATGGCAGCTGGGGTGAACAGATGGCAGGATCCACTGCCAACGTGGTGCTCATCAAGGATAGGCGACTCTATTGCGCCAATGCTGGAGACTCGCGAGCTATTGCCAGCGTAGGTGGCATGATGCGACAACTGTCTGTGGATCACAAGCCTGGCAATGAGTCGGAGATCAAGCGTATTGTGGCTGGAGGTGGACGTGTGGAGAACAATCGAGTCAATGGCAATTTGGCTTTGTCGCGTGCTTTGGGGGATTTCATGTATAAGCGCAATACAAATATGAAGCCAGAGGAGCAAATTGTCACAGCCGATCCAGATGTTTTGTGCTGTGACATCGGCGAGGATTGGGAGTTCGTTGTGCTCGCCTGCGATGGCATCTGGGATGTGATGAGCAGTCCTCAGGTGGCGGATTTTGTCCGCGAACGCATCGCTGCGGGCATGCAACCGGATCTCATCTGTGAGCAGCTGATGGACTTTTGCCTCGCACCGACTGCCTACAATTATGGTCTGGGAGGTGATAATATGACCGTCATCTTGGTCTGTTTCTTGCATGGAAAATCATATGACGATTTGATACAGCGTTTGGGTGGTCCTAAGATTGCAAATTTTGAGATTCCCGTCGGTGATATTGGGCCTGATCTCAAG AAAAAACCTCTAAACACTCCCAATGTCAGCAAAAGCAATATGAAGCATGCTTGA